From the genome of Colwellia psychrerythraea 34H, one region includes:
- a CDS encoding cupin domain-containing protein yields MMRYKHVKAGESERYNLAGGELTSILATGLDTDNQVSIFDSKLPKGNEAPWHYHEIDDEIFYIISGEVEFDVEKENFLATAGDLIIAGPNVSRRFKAISDSHLLVINTPSGPSENFIRDISTFSDDNPPTDKDKKSFIEKYKIHII; encoded by the coding sequence ATGATGAGATATAAACATGTAAAAGCAGGTGAATCAGAACGATACAATCTAGCAGGAGGAGAACTTACCTCAATTCTTGCAACAGGTTTAGATACAGACAATCAAGTGTCTATTTTTGACAGTAAACTTCCAAAAGGAAATGAGGCTCCTTGGCATTATCACGAAATTGATGATGAAATTTTTTATATTATTTCAGGTGAAGTAGAGTTTGATGTAGAAAAAGAAAATTTTCTAGCTACAGCTGGTGACTTAATTATCGCTGGGCCTAACGTGAGTCGACGTTTTAAAGCTATTTCAGATAGTCACTTACTGGTAATAAATACACCTTCAGGTCCATCTGAAAATTTTATTAGAGATATTTCAACGTTTTCAGATGACAATCCTCCTACGGATAAAGACAAAAAATCATTCATAGAAAAATATAAAATCCATATTATTTAG
- a CDS encoding PepSY-associated TM helix domain-containing protein, producing MNIRKTFFWLHLIIGCSAAIFIFLMSITGVALTYERQMIKAAERSDYPAAPTASNNKLPLSQLLIIAKQYPSKKIANVVVENQPNAPIIIKDGRKTLAYLNPYTGAEIAIPGQGTKTFFRKLRAFHRWLTLDGDFSQTGREVNGIANVIFIVLILSGLYLWLPKRFNSRAFKQRLTLSGNYPNKSARNYQWHNVFGIYIAPVLFVVVVTAVFFSYKWPGQTLKNYVSTESVSLAKPVEVSAQQSASQLTITKQLTKIRQYYPQWQSIQFSLDNAPTSSKIYRVDMGNGGEPQKRISILLDSTTGDLVQEQKFDQLSTYSKLRSYIRFLHTGEVFGPFGQTIAGLASLFACLLVYTGAMLSWRRWKNSQKVSGTVSAQVN from the coding sequence ATGAATATAAGAAAAACTTTTTTTTGGCTACATTTAATCATAGGCTGTAGTGCGGCTATTTTTATTTTTTTAATGTCTATCACCGGTGTTGCCTTAACCTATGAACGTCAGATGATTAAAGCCGCCGAACGTAGCGATTATCCTGCAGCGCCAACAGCATCAAATAACAAGTTACCCCTGTCGCAACTTTTGATTATTGCTAAACAGTACCCGAGCAAAAAAATCGCTAACGTTGTGGTAGAAAATCAGCCTAATGCACCGATTATTATTAAAGATGGCAGAAAAACACTCGCTTACCTTAACCCTTATACTGGGGCAGAAATAGCGATACCGGGTCAAGGCACAAAAACCTTTTTCCGTAAATTAAGAGCTTTTCATCGTTGGTTAACCTTAGATGGAGATTTCAGTCAAACAGGTCGAGAGGTTAATGGTATTGCCAATGTCATTTTTATTGTTTTAATTCTTTCAGGGCTATATTTATGGCTACCTAAGCGCTTTAACAGCAGAGCATTCAAGCAAAGGTTAACCTTGTCTGGAAATTATCCTAACAAGAGTGCGAGAAATTACCAATGGCATAATGTTTTTGGTATTTATATCGCGCCGGTACTTTTTGTAGTGGTGGTAACTGCGGTATTCTTTTCCTATAAATGGCCGGGCCAAACACTTAAAAACTATGTCTCAACAGAGTCAGTGTCACTTGCTAAGCCTGTTGAAGTGTCTGCTCAACAAAGCGCGTCCCAACTAACTATTACTAAACAATTAACCAAAATAAGACAATATTATCCACAGTGGCAAAGCATTCAATTTTCATTAGATAATGCGCCGACTAGCAGCAAAATTTACCGTGTTGATATGGGTAATGGTGGTGAACCACAAAAACGTATCTCAATATTATTAGATTCTACAACAGGGGATCTGGTTCAAGAACAAAAATTTGACCAACTATCTACTTACAGCAAGCTACGTAGCTACATTAGGTTTCTTCATACCGGTGAAGTCTTCGGACCATTTGGACAAACTATTGCTGGTTTGGCTTCGCTATTTGCATGCTTATTGGTGTATACCGGCGCGATGCTTTCTTGGAGGCGTTGGAAAAACAGTCAAAAAGTAAGCGGCACTGTATCCGCGCAAGTAAATTAA
- a CDS encoding YbhB/YbcL family Raf kinase inhibitor-like protein, protein MFKSLTLVTLLSISFSSITLADTFTLSSKDIAEGEFMAKAQEFNGFGCSGGDLSPQLAWSGAPEGTKSFAITAYDPDAPTGSGWWHWQIVNIPHTVNEIAAGAGSAKKGSAPEGSVQIANDFGYRGFGGACPPEGHGIHHYRFTVHALSVEKLELPQEASGALTGYMINANTIATSTIESLYKRDK, encoded by the coding sequence ATGTTTAAGTCACTCACATTAGTTACCTTGCTCTCAATCAGTTTTTCTTCTATCACCTTGGCAGATACTTTTACCTTATCAAGTAAAGATATCGCAGAGGGAGAATTTATGGCTAAAGCCCAAGAATTTAATGGCTTTGGTTGTAGCGGCGGGGATTTATCGCCACAGCTAGCATGGTCAGGTGCTCCTGAAGGTACGAAAAGTTTTGCCATTACTGCCTATGATCCTGATGCACCAACAGGCAGTGGTTGGTGGCATTGGCAAATAGTGAATATTCCTCATACTGTGAACGAAATAGCCGCAGGCGCTGGCAGTGCCAAAAAAGGCTCAGCACCTGAGGGCAGCGTGCAAATAGCAAATGATTTCGGTTACCGCGGGTTTGGTGGTGCTTGCCCGCCAGAAGGCCACGGAATTCACCATTACCGCTTTACTGTTCATGCACTATCAGTAGAGAAGCTTGAGTTGCCACAAGAGGCGTCAGGCGCGTTAACGGGTTATATGATTAATGCGAACACTATTGCCACAAGTACAATCGAGTCTTTATATAAACGAGACAAATAA
- a CDS encoding GNAT family N-acetyltransferase yields MTVLADKFCLKLDSPTVEDFLTLRSKVGWGDLDANLAEKSLNHSLFHVIILHDNRLVGMGRVVGDGAMYFYIQDVIVDPSYQKLGIGAALMAKIEGYLSDATNQGSTIGLLAAQGKEAFYSRYGYTQRPSRSLGHGMCKFI; encoded by the coding sequence ATGACAGTGTTAGCAGATAAATTTTGCTTAAAATTAGACAGCCCAACAGTTGAAGACTTTCTGACATTACGCAGCAAAGTGGGATGGGGCGATCTTGATGCGAACCTCGCTGAAAAAAGTTTAAATCATAGCTTATTCCATGTGATCATTTTGCATGATAACCGACTTGTTGGTATGGGAAGAGTCGTTGGTGATGGCGCTATGTATTTTTATATTCAGGATGTGATTGTCGACCCAAGCTACCAAAAGTTGGGTATTGGCGCGGCTTTAATGGCTAAGATAGAAGGCTATTTATCTGATGCCACTAACCAAGGCTCTACTATCGGTTTGTTGGCAGCACAGGGAAAAGAGGCCTTCTATAGCCGTTATGGTTACACCCAAAGACCTAGTCGTTCTTTAGGTCATGGCATGTGTAAGTTTATATAA
- the bhcD gene encoding iminosuccinate reductase BhcD has protein sequence MSDSKENHAPENHSHKNSLPVNKGVSVVSEAVCQEVMGRADAFTAVENVFSAMAKNTAYNFPVIREAIGHADALYGFKSGFDRDGMVLGLKSGGYWPGNVQKDLTNHQSTVILFDPDTGQLKSLVGGNYLTAVRTAASSAVSIAHLARKDSKVLGMVGAGHQSTFQLRAAVEQREFEKIVCWNFHPEQIPKLAAVAEELGLPFESVTREELCAQADVIITITSAFEALIDKDWIKPGTHIACMGTDTVGKQEVDAKLLAVAKVFTDELAQSITLGEAQHAIAQKLIQQSDIVPIGEVINGTKTGRTSAEDITLFDGTGVGLQDLAVASVAAELAEAKGQVTYFNL, from the coding sequence ATGAGTGATTCAAAAGAAAACCATGCACCAGAAAACCATTCACATAAAAACTCTTTACCCGTTAACAAGGGCGTATCAGTTGTTTCAGAAGCGGTTTGCCAAGAAGTTATGGGTAGAGCAGATGCCTTTACCGCAGTAGAAAACGTATTTTCTGCAATGGCGAAAAATACCGCCTACAACTTTCCGGTAATACGTGAAGCCATTGGTCATGCGGATGCCCTCTATGGTTTTAAATCGGGCTTCGACCGTGACGGTATGGTGCTTGGCTTAAAATCAGGGGGATACTGGCCGGGTAATGTGCAAAAAGACCTGACTAACCACCAATCCACAGTGATTTTGTTTGACCCTGATACCGGCCAGTTAAAATCCCTTGTTGGCGGTAACTACTTAACTGCCGTGCGAACTGCTGCCTCTTCTGCCGTTTCTATTGCGCATTTAGCTCGTAAAGATTCAAAAGTGCTAGGTATGGTAGGTGCAGGTCACCAATCAACTTTTCAATTACGTGCCGCTGTTGAACAACGTGAGTTCGAAAAAATTGTTTGCTGGAACTTCCACCCTGAGCAAATACCTAAGCTTGCTGCGGTGGCTGAAGAATTAGGTTTACCGTTTGAATCAGTAACGCGTGAAGAGCTTTGTGCTCAAGCGGATGTCATTATTACCATTACTTCAGCGTTTGAGGCGCTAATAGATAAAGACTGGATCAAGCCCGGTACTCACATTGCGTGTATGGGAACCGACACTGTAGGCAAGCAAGAAGTTGATGCTAAGCTACTGGCAGTAGCTAAGGTCTTTACCGATGAATTAGCGCAATCAATTACTCTGGGTGAAGCTCAACATGCGATTGCACAAAAGCTCATTCAACAAAGCGACATTGTGCCAATTGGCGAAGTAATTAACGGTACTAAAACCGGCCGAACATCAGCAGAAGATATTACTTTGTTTGATGGTACTGGTGTTGGCTTACAGGATTTAGCTGTAGCCTCAGTCGCTGCTGAATTAGCTGAAGCTAAAGGGCAGGTTACTTACTTCAACTTATAA
- the bhcC gene encoding 3-hydroxy-D-aspartate aldolase BhcC — MTKVNDLEVGYDVPALPGMDEADIQTPCLIVDLDALERNITKMGQFAKEMGVRHRVHGKMHKSVDIAFLQEKLGDSCGVCCQKVSEAEVFARGGIKDVLVSNQVREPAKIDRLARLPKLGARTLVCVDDLENVAELAAAVNKHDTQIECLVEIDCGAGRCGVSEGQPVVDIAKAIAATPGLTFSGIQAYQGAMQHMESYQERKEKIDIAVGMVARTIDMLKAEGLECDIVGGGGTGSYYFEGNSGVFNELQCGSYAFMDADYQRIHDEKGERISEFENSLFILTSVMSHTKADKAICDAGLKAQSVDSGLPYIFGRDDVEYIKCSDEHGVISDANGVLKINEKLKLVPGHCDPTCNVHDYYVGVRNGKVETLWPVSARGKAY; from the coding sequence ATGACAAAAGTAAATGATTTAGAAGTAGGTTATGACGTTCCGGCCCTTCCGGGTATGGATGAAGCGGACATTCAAACACCTTGTTTGATTGTCGATTTAGACGCGTTAGAGCGTAACATTACCAAGATGGGACAATTCGCTAAAGAGATGGGGGTTCGTCATCGTGTGCATGGCAAAATGCATAAGTCTGTTGATATAGCATTTTTACAAGAAAAGCTGGGTGATAGCTGTGGTGTATGTTGTCAAAAAGTATCAGAAGCCGAAGTCTTTGCACGTGGCGGCATTAAAGATGTTTTAGTATCTAACCAAGTACGTGAACCAGCAAAAATAGATCGTTTAGCACGTTTACCTAAACTTGGCGCTCGTACTTTGGTTTGTGTTGATGATCTTGAAAATGTTGCTGAATTAGCAGCTGCGGTTAATAAACATGACACGCAAATTGAATGTTTAGTTGAAATTGACTGTGGCGCGGGTCGTTGTGGTGTAAGTGAAGGCCAGCCCGTTGTTGATATCGCTAAAGCGATTGCGGCAACACCAGGTCTAACTTTTTCTGGTATTCAAGCTTACCAAGGCGCTATGCAGCACATGGAAAGTTACCAAGAACGTAAAGAGAAGATTGACATCGCTGTTGGCATGGTTGCTCGAACAATCGACATGCTTAAAGCAGAAGGGCTTGAGTGCGACATCGTTGGTGGTGGCGGTACAGGCTCATATTACTTTGAAGGTAATTCAGGTGTTTTCAATGAATTACAGTGTGGTTCTTACGCTTTTATGGATGCTGATTACCAACGCATTCATGATGAAAAAGGTGAGCGAATTTCAGAATTTGAAAACTCATTATTTATCTTAACGTCTGTTATGAGCCACACCAAAGCTGACAAAGCTATTTGTGATGCAGGTCTTAAAGCGCAATCAGTAGATAGTGGTTTACCGTACATCTTTGGTCGTGATGATGTTGAATACATCAAGTGTTCTGATGAACACGGTGTTATTTCAGATGCTAACGGCGTACTAAAAATTAATGAAAAGCTAAAACTCGTCCCTGGGCATTGTGATCCAACGTGTAACGTTCACGATTATTATGTTGGTGTACGTAATGGCAAAGTAGAAACCTTATGGCCAGTTTCTGCACGTGGTAAAGCGTACTAA
- the bhcB gene encoding beta-hydroxyaspartate dehydratase BhcB, producing the protein MSSSPNQTMNIPSYEDVLVAHERIKPYIHETPVLTSRFLNELTGAELFFKCENLQKAAAFKVRGACNAVFGLTDAEAKIGVATHSSGNHALSLSYAAGRRGIPVTVVMPRTAPQAKKDAVIGYGGVIVECEPSTSSREAVFADVVAESGADFVHPYNDPRVIAGQATCAKELVNQVLNLDAVVAPIGGGGMISGTCLTLSTTNPTIKIYAAEPLNADDAARSFKAGHIIADDAPETVADGLKVPLKDLTWHFVKNHVTDILTATEDEIVAAMKLIWIRMKIVVEPSSAVTLAIILKNPEVFKGKRIGVILTGGNVDLDKLPWMNK; encoded by the coding sequence ATGAGCAGTTCACCTAACCAAACCATGAATATTCCAAGCTACGAGGATGTACTCGTAGCCCACGAACGTATTAAACCCTATATTCACGAAACCCCAGTATTAACCTCACGTTTCCTTAATGAATTAACAGGTGCTGAGTTATTTTTTAAATGTGAAAACTTGCAAAAGGCAGCCGCTTTTAAAGTGCGCGGAGCCTGTAATGCTGTTTTTGGTTTAACAGACGCTGAAGCAAAAATTGGTGTGGCTACACATTCATCAGGTAACCATGCTTTATCGTTATCTTATGCCGCTGGACGACGTGGCATCCCCGTTACCGTAGTGATGCCGCGTACAGCGCCGCAAGCTAAGAAAGATGCCGTAATTGGCTATGGCGGAGTCATTGTTGAATGTGAGCCTTCTACTAGTTCACGCGAAGCCGTCTTTGCTGACGTTGTTGCTGAGTCAGGTGCAGACTTTGTTCATCCTTACAACGACCCACGCGTTATCGCTGGCCAAGCCACTTGTGCAAAAGAGCTGGTTAATCAGGTACTTAATTTAGATGCTGTGGTAGCGCCAATTGGCGGCGGCGGCATGATATCAGGTACTTGCTTAACACTCTCTACTACTAATCCGACAATCAAAATTTATGCGGCAGAGCCTTTGAATGCAGATGATGCTGCGCGCTCATTTAAAGCGGGTCATATCATTGCTGACGATGCTCCAGAGACAGTTGCCGATGGTCTAAAAGTTCCACTTAAAGATCTGACTTGGCATTTTGTTAAAAACCATGTCACCGATATTTTAACGGCAACCGAAGACGAAATTGTCGCGGCAATGAAGCTTATTTGGATCCGCATGAAAATTGTAGTGGAGCCAAGCAGCGCGGTAACACTCGCGATTATTTTGAAAAATCCCGAGGTATTTAAAGGCAAGCGTATCGGGGTAATTCTGACTGGCGGTAATGTCGATTTAGACAAATTACCTTGGATGAATAAATAG
- a CDS encoding IclR family transcriptional regulator → MTKVKPESRIQVIDRAATLLDAISRYTMPVTLKALSADTNLAPSTAFRILHSLIDNHFVDRDNSGKYQLSGRLIRLSNYQSQHVDFRKVALPYMEKLRDKFGETINLTTREGDVIIYVEKAIPNRMMHVQQIIGSRAPLHVTGVGKMMLGMEGSEGISGYAHRTNLPTYTRKTFSDIESLERECMHCVEQGFAYDNEEAEIGVGCIGVLLYDRYGEVVAGLSVSAPIDRRKDEWVKHLVKAGKSISIELGFVKNQQPIKETS, encoded by the coding sequence ATGACTAAAGTTAAACCCGAATCTCGCATTCAAGTAATAGATAGAGCAGCCACATTACTCGATGCTATTTCACGCTATACCATGCCGGTAACACTAAAAGCGCTTAGTGCCGATACTAATTTAGCGCCATCTACTGCTTTTCGAATATTACATTCTCTTATCGATAATCACTTTGTTGATCGAGACAATTCAGGTAAGTACCAGTTAAGTGGTCGACTCATTAGACTCAGTAATTATCAATCTCAACACGTAGATTTTCGCAAAGTGGCATTACCTTATATGGAAAAACTACGAGATAAGTTTGGTGAAACGATTAACCTCACCACGCGTGAAGGCGATGTGATCATTTACGTAGAAAAAGCCATTCCCAATAGAATGATGCATGTTCAACAAATTATTGGTAGCCGAGCGCCGCTTCATGTAACAGGCGTTGGTAAAATGATGTTAGGCATGGAAGGCAGCGAAGGAATTAGTGGTTATGCCCATCGCACAAATTTACCAACCTATACTCGTAAAACATTTTCAGACATAGAAAGCTTAGAGCGCGAGTGTATGCACTGTGTTGAGCAAGGATTTGCCTACGATAACGAAGAAGCCGAAATAGGTGTAGGTTGTATTGGCGTGCTGTTATATGACAGATACGGTGAAGTTGTTGCTGGGTTATCGGTGTCAGCACCGATAGATAGACGTAAAGATGAATGGGTCAAACACTTAGTCAAAGCAGGTAAGTCAATTTCCATTGAACTTGGCTTTGTTAAAAACCAACAGCCAATTAAAGAAACCAGTTAA
- a CDS encoding GlcG/HbpS family heme-binding protein: MLTINRLNQTEAKTIIDGAVNKANELGVPMCIAVVDESGNLIAFERMDGGKVHSITISQDKAFTAASARKGTHEFNKACIPGHKNNLFGIHTALGGRMCIVGGGLPITFNGSVVGGIGVSSGSPEQDLGCAQAGVDSFSKTYG; the protein is encoded by the coding sequence ATGTTAACAATAAATAGACTAAACCAAACGGAAGCAAAAACGATAATTGACGGCGCGGTGAATAAAGCCAATGAACTTGGCGTGCCTATGTGCATTGCCGTGGTAGATGAGTCAGGTAATTTAATTGCCTTTGAACGCATGGATGGCGGTAAAGTACACAGTATTACCATTTCACAAGATAAAGCTTTTACCGCGGCATCAGCGCGTAAGGGTACCCATGAATTTAATAAGGCCTGCATTCCAGGACATAAAAATAATTTATTTGGCATTCATACCGCTCTAGGTGGCCGTATGTGCATTGTTGGCGGTGGTTTGCCCATCACCTTTAATGGCAGCGTTGTTGGTGGTATTGGCGTGAGTTCAGGTTCACCCGAGCAAGATTTAGGCTGCGCGCAAGCAGGTGTTGATAGTTTTAGTAAAACCTATGGCTAA
- a CDS encoding glucosaminidase domain-containing protein yields the protein MLRPSNKIKIIIATILLVIIASVIYSVTQQEPELPKMTVQEKKARFRALIIPAVNIVYTKLMARYEEIKTTLDAGKTSAEIEKLKVEYKATTNEKLLMALKPHPKSIAIAQAAIESSWATSRFFRVANNIFGVWSFDKNEPRVAALKMRGDKTIWVKKYNSIEDAIVDYYRTVGRSSAFAEFREARMQTNDPFILVTKLDRYSEKGSLYGEELTSIIKFNKFNKYDAD from the coding sequence GTGCTACGTCCTTCAAATAAAATCAAAATAATTATCGCTACAATACTGCTCGTTATCATTGCATCGGTTATTTACAGTGTTACTCAACAGGAGCCTGAGCTCCCTAAAATGACAGTACAAGAGAAAAAAGCAAGATTTAGAGCGTTAATCATTCCTGCTGTTAACATTGTTTACACGAAACTAATGGCTAGATATGAAGAGATTAAAACAACACTTGATGCCGGTAAAACGAGTGCTGAGATTGAAAAATTAAAAGTAGAATACAAAGCCACTACCAATGAAAAATTGCTCATGGCACTTAAACCTCACCCTAAAAGTATTGCCATCGCACAAGCGGCAATAGAAAGTTCTTGGGCTACCTCACGCTTTTTTAGAGTCGCTAATAATATCTTTGGTGTTTGGTCTTTTGACAAAAATGAACCTAGGGTTGCTGCTTTAAAAATGCGTGGCGACAAAACTATTTGGGTAAAGAAATACAATTCTATTGAAGATGCTATAGTCGATTACTATCGCACTGTGGGACGTAGCAGCGCTTTTGCTGAGTTTAGAGAAGCTAGAATGCAAACAAACGACCCTTTTATACTGGTTACTAAATTGGATCGTTATTCTGAAAAAGGTAGTCTTTATGGTGAAGAGCTTACTTCAATTATCAAGTTCAATAAATTTAATAAGTATGACGCTGACTAA
- a CDS encoding ABC transporter substrate-binding protein, which produces MNNSYYVKTLFSLLFFSSTLWSKPSHPTDKVVIPTNNWSSQRVLSNVVGQLIENLGTPVEYINISADRQWGALKRGVIHFQIEVWEPSMGQEFNKLVANGDIIDLGTHEAKVVEDWWYPKYVEDLCPELPQWQALNKCRALFKGSKTTEKGIYFGGPWNYGDADIIRALGLKFAIERLPDESALWEALTLAIEKKRPILLLNWSPNWTDNYIEGEFVNFPLYTEQCENIPEWGLNKKLVKDCGNRRGGWLKKAAAPNLKQKFPCVYHLIQNISFTNRMITDASSLAVITRLSDQDAANEWSKKYAKDIKKWSSLECQQ; this is translated from the coding sequence ATGAACAATAGTTATTACGTTAAGACCTTATTCTCATTACTATTTTTTTCCAGCACATTATGGTCCAAACCGTCTCACCCTACAGATAAAGTCGTTATACCAACAAATAACTGGTCAAGCCAGCGGGTATTGTCAAACGTTGTTGGTCAGTTAATTGAAAATTTAGGTACCCCGGTAGAGTACATAAACATTAGTGCTGACCGACAATGGGGAGCACTGAAACGTGGAGTTATTCATTTTCAAATAGAAGTATGGGAACCGTCAATGGGGCAAGAGTTCAATAAGCTTGTCGCTAACGGTGATATTATTGATTTAGGAACACATGAAGCCAAAGTAGTAGAAGATTGGTGGTACCCAAAATATGTGGAAGATTTATGTCCTGAATTACCCCAGTGGCAAGCTTTAAATAAATGTAGAGCACTTTTTAAGGGGTCGAAAACAACGGAAAAAGGTATATATTTTGGTGGCCCATGGAATTATGGTGATGCTGATATTATTCGAGCGTTAGGGCTAAAGTTTGCCATTGAACGTTTACCTGATGAATCAGCATTGTGGGAAGCACTTACCCTTGCGATTGAAAAAAAGCGCCCTATCCTCTTGTTAAATTGGAGCCCTAATTGGACCGACAATTATATCGAAGGTGAATTTGTCAATTTTCCTCTGTATACAGAACAGTGTGAAAATATACCCGAGTGGGGACTCAATAAAAAATTAGTTAAAGACTGTGGCAACCGCAGAGGCGGATGGTTAAAAAAAGCAGCGGCGCCAAATTTAAAACAAAAATTTCCTTGTGTATATCACTTAATTCAAAACATTAGTTTTACCAACCGTATGATTACCGATGCATCTTCTTTAGCGGTTATAACAAGGCTTTCAGATCAGGACGCCGCTAATGAATGGTCAAAGAAATATGCTAAAGATATCAAAAAGTGGTCATCGTTAGAGTGTCAGCAATAA
- a CDS encoding YbfB/YjiJ family MFS transporter, producing the protein MAHFNRESNNAILLAGILALVVGVGVARFVFTSLLPAMLEDSINIAFAGVLASINYFGYLSGSVFSIFIKDIYTKVKYFRLGLVLCVICSFVLGITENDIVWVIARFLAGFGAAMALVVGSAIVMLKLQSTNKTKAMGIHFSGLGFSIVITDLVMRGVFSYGGDWKDAWLILAILGGFFSCYSAYILRFEKQPTNDVIKHKFDKSLFSPMVIILILAYFTEGVGMVVQSTFLPDIVNSLDGLSGYGGWVWLVAGIAGIPSCIIWMRLAHRFGSINIMMIAMLLQIIGILIPIFSNNIIMNLISGILFGATFIGLVALFMNFGGQLSKKNPVFIMGALTAAYGVGQIIAPLYSVALIEQFQTYNHALYLTAFIVACGILLLTYAKFNLKEATLCMQ; encoded by the coding sequence ATGGCGCACTTCAACCGAGAGAGTAATAATGCAATTTTATTGGCAGGTATATTAGCTCTTGTTGTGGGTGTTGGTGTCGCTCGTTTTGTTTTTACTTCACTTTTGCCGGCAATGTTGGAAGACTCGATCAACATAGCTTTTGCTGGTGTGCTTGCCTCAATAAATTACTTCGGTTATTTAAGCGGATCAGTTTTTTCTATTTTTATTAAAGATATATACACCAAGGTAAAATATTTCCGATTAGGGTTAGTGCTTTGTGTCATTTGTTCTTTTGTTTTAGGTATTACTGAAAACGATATAGTGTGGGTTATTGCCCGATTCTTGGCTGGTTTTGGTGCTGCAATGGCGCTTGTTGTAGGATCTGCTATTGTCATGCTGAAGCTACAATCGACCAATAAAACTAAAGCAATGGGCATACATTTTAGCGGTTTGGGCTTTTCAATCGTCATTACGGACCTAGTGATGCGGGGTGTCTTTAGTTATGGTGGAGACTGGAAAGATGCATGGCTTATATTGGCTATTCTTGGCGGCTTCTTTTCATGTTATTCCGCTTATATTTTACGCTTTGAAAAACAACCTACCAATGACGTAATTAAACATAAATTTGATAAATCACTCTTTTCACCTATGGTCATCATTCTTATTTTGGCCTACTTTACCGAGGGTGTTGGTATGGTCGTACAATCAACCTTTTTGCCTGACATAGTGAACTCATTAGATGGTTTGTCAGGTTATGGTGGCTGGGTATGGTTAGTCGCAGGTATTGCCGGAATTCCCTCTTGTATTATATGGATGCGATTAGCACATCGCTTTGGCAGTATTAATATTATGATGATCGCCATGCTGTTGCAGATTATCGGGATTTTAATCCCGATATTTTCTAACAATATAATTATGAATCTTATTAGTGGTATCCTTTTTGGTGCCACATTTATTGGTTTAGTTGCTTTGTTTATGAATTTTGGCGGTCAACTATCAAAGAAAAATCCAGTCTTTATCATGGGGGCATTAACAGCGGCTTACGGGGTGGGGCAAATTATCGCACCATTATACAGCGTTGCATTGATCGAACAGTTTCAGACTTATAATCACGCTTTATATTTAACCGCGTTTATCGTTGCGTGTGGCATTTTACTGCTGACTTATGCCAAGTTTAATCTTAAGGAAGCAACACTGTGTATGCAGTAG